In a genomic window of Candidatus Poribacteria bacterium:
- a CDS encoding response regulator yields the protein MKEGRAVVLIVDDDINSLDVIMQNLQRAGYEAVPAVDGRTAMEIVRQGVVDLAVVDYNLPDMNGLQVLKVIKGIMPGIPVIIMSASEMNHNNLLDLLEAGAYAFVPKPICVPDFIRTIGRALSTSGRSTPQSSLRSSILVRWTSWIIRRG from the coding sequence ATGAAGGAGGGAAGAGCGGTGGTGCTGATCGTAGATGACGATATCAACTCGCTTGATGTGATCATGCAGAACCTTCAGAGGGCGGGATATGAGGCTGTGCCTGCTGTGGACGGCAGAACGGCCATGGAGATCGTCCGCCAAGGCGTCGTGGATTTAGCTGTGGTCGATTACAATCTGCCCGACATGAACGGGCTACAGGTCCTCAAAGTCATCAAAGGGATCATGCCGGGCATACCCGTTATAATCATGAGCGCCTCGGAGATGAATCACAATAATCTGCTCGACCTGTTGGAAGCGGGTGCCTACGCGTTCGTGCCTAAACCGATATGTGTGCCCGATTTCATAAGGACGATAGGGAGGGCGCTCTCGACATCCGGGCGCTCAACGCCTCAATCCTCCCTTCGGAGCTCTATACTGGTCAGATGGACCAGTTGGATAATACGAAGGGGATGA
- the dnaK gene encoding molecular chaperone DnaK, with product MAKAIGIDLGTTNSCMAIFEGGEAKVIPNAEGGRVTPSVVAFTKEGERLVGSTAKRQAITNPDNTIYSIKRFMGRKYDEVTHEIELVPYQVTRGPNGDARVKVQGKEYSPPEISAMILRKLKEDAEKYLGEPVNQAVITVPAYFNDAQRQATKDAGRIAGLEVLRIINEPTAASLAYGLDKKKDQKIAVYDLGGGTFDISILEIGEGVFEVRSTNGDTHLGGDDFDQRIIDWIAEEFKREHGIDLRGDPMALQRLKEAAEKAKCELSSVMETEINLPFITADASGPKHLVMKLTRAKLEQLVDDLIQRTLEPCKKALEDAGLKPGDIDEVILVGGQTRMPKVQEVVRDFFGKEPHRGINPDEVVAMGAAIQAAVLT from the coding sequence ATGGCTAAGGCGATAGGAATAGACCTCGGCACAACCAACTCCTGCATGGCCATCTTCGAGGGCGGAGAGGCCAAAGTCATACCTAACGCCGAAGGCGGCAGAGTGACACCCTCTGTGGTCGCCTTCACCAAGGAGGGCGAAAGGCTCGTGGGATCGACCGCCAAGCGGCAGGCGATCACCAACCCCGATAACACCATCTACTCCATCAAAAGATTCATGGGAAGAAAATACGATGAGGTCACCCACGAAATCGAACTCGTCCCATACCAGGTCACAAGAGGGCCAAACGGTGACGCCAGAGTCAAAGTCCAGGGCAAAGAATACTCGCCCCCCGAGATATCGGCCATGATACTGAGAAAGCTGAAGGAGGATGCGGAGAAATATCTAGGGGAGCCCGTAAACCAGGCGGTGATCACCGTTCCGGCATATTTCAACGATGCACAGAGGCAGGCGACGAAGGATGCGGGCAGGATAGCTGGGCTGGAGGTTCTGAGGATCATAAACGAGCCTACGGCAGCATCCTTGGCCTATGGTCTGGACAAGAAGAAAGATCAGAAGATAGCGGTGTATGACTTGGGAGGAGGGACGTTCGACATATCGATCTTGGAGATAGGAGAGGGAGTGTTCGAGGTTAGAAGCACGAATGGTGACACGCACCTGGGAGGAGATGACTTTGATCAGCGGATAATAGACTGGATAGCGGAGGAGTTCAAGAGGGAACATGGGATAGACTTGAGGGGGGATCCGATGGCGTTGCAGCGGTTGAAGGAGGCGGCGGAGAAGGCGAAGTGTGAGCTATCGAGTGTGATGGAGACTGAGATCAACCTCCCCTTCATCACCGCCGACGCCAGCGGACCAAAACATCTGGTGATGAAGCTGACGAGGGCAAAGCTGGAGCAGTTGGTTGACGACCTGATACAGCGCACGCTTGAGCCCTGCAAGAAGGCGTTGGAGGATGCGGGGCTGAAGCCTGGGGATATAGATGAGGTGATATTGGTGGGGGGACAGACGAGGATGCCGAAAGT